One part of the Musa acuminata AAA Group cultivar baxijiao chromosome BXJ1-5, Cavendish_Baxijiao_AAA, whole genome shotgun sequence genome encodes these proteins:
- the LOC135674009 gene encoding protein FAR1-RELATED SEQUENCE 5-like — translation MEHSSSEDDELVEDYLDFEDDIKASDVNHQHEEAATSVASSNMALVEQAIENELLAADDGDAKNQVPCLGMEFESDTVARAFYNAYALRLGFGIRVARSRSERRKGVEVMVMKRFVCLKEGHHKKKVTENGTKKKRKRLSIRDGCPAMMEVVRRGPEKWVVTKLVLEHTHMVVSPERVREIQLSRLSGKDREHQDFLKEMRRRLFGEGDAQVLLEYFKRMQAENAGFFYAMQVDNRNCLTNVLWADAKARLSYNYFGDAVTFDTTYRQNKNMIPFAAFTGLNHHGQTVVFGCALMIDKTESSFAWLFETWLTAMFGRHPVSITTDQGKALASAVAKVFPDTCHRLCRWRVLSRCKKKLSDVYHRHPTLHDELKTCINDSTTVETFEVYWRKILDKYNLRENSWLQILYNIRHRWVPAYLRDSFFAELSTTSRVESMNRFYRRNFVRESSLQMFIAKFDQEMDNGYEKEAQEDCASLSTQPILKTDSPMEKQAANIYTRTVFEKFQAELVEALNHYAVKIQDGSMIKYSVGRDGDAHNQYIVFFDEPEKKAYCSCCKYEVSGILCRHVLGLFLACGTILLPEHCILKRWTKKAKSDLVGHEIELEVQNYSQDSPILWYNDLLHYTMKFAERGATSSEAYKIAKDMLQKVFAQIISYEENVAEGMPHHVGKI, via the coding sequence ATGGAGCACTCTTCGAGTGAAGATGACGAGTTGGTCGAGGATTATCTGGATTTTGAAGATGATATCAAGGCATCAGATGTTAATCATCAACATGAAGAAGCTGCAACATCCGTTGCCAGCAGTAACATGGCGTTAGTCGAGCAGGCCATTGAAAATGAGCTTCTTGCTGCTGATGATGGTGATGCGAAGAATCAGGTGCCATGTCTTGGAATGGAATTCGAGTCTGATACAGTGGCAAGGGCATTCTACAATGCCTATGCATTGCGACTTGGCTTTGGCATTCGAGTGGCACGGTCACGCAGTGAGAGGCGGAAGGGGGTTGAAGTGATGGTCATGAAGAGGTTTGTCTGCTTAAAAGAGGGCCACCACAAAAAGAAGGTTACTGAAAATGGCACCAAGAAGAAGCGCAAGCGTCTTTCCATCAGGGATGGTTGCCCTGCCATGATGGAGGTTGTTCGGAGGGGGCCTGAGAAATGGGTTGTCACTAAGTTGGTCTTGGAGCACACACATATGGTGGTCAGCCCAGAGAGGGTGCGTGAGATCCAGCTCAGTCGCCTCTCTGGAAAAGATAGGGAGCATCAGGACTTCCTGAAAGAGATGCGGAGAAGGCTATTTGGAGAAGGAGATGCTCAAGTCCTTCTTGAGTATTTCAAGAGGATGCAGGCAGAGAATGCTGGCTTCTTTTATGCAATGCAGGTTGATAACAGGAATTGTTTGACAAATGTGTTATGGGCAGATGCTAAAGCCAGATTGTCTTATAATTATTTTGGAGATGCAGTTACTTTTGACACGACATATAGGCAGAATAAAAACATGATACCATTTGCTGCATTTACCGGTCTAAATCATCATGGACAGACAGTTGTTTTTGGATGTGCCTTGATGATAGATAAGACAGAATCCTCGTTTGCTTGGTTGTTTGAGACATGGTTGACAGCAATGTTTGGACGCCACCCAGTGTCTATTACTACTGATCAAGGCAAGGCTCTGGCATCAGCAGTTGCAAAGGTCTTTCCTGACACATGTCACCGTTTATGTAGATGGCGTGTCCTATCTAGATGCAAGAAGAAGTTGTCTGATGTGTACCATAGGCACCCCACCCTTCATGATGAATTAAAGACATGCATCAATGATTCTACCACGGTTGAAACCTTTGAGGTTTATTGGaggaaaattcttgataaatataaTCTTAGGGAGAACTCATGGTTGCAAATTCTATATAATATCCGCCACAGATGGGTACCAGCATACCTAAGAGACTCCTTTTTTGCAGAATTGTCTACGACTTCGAGAGTAGAAAGTATGAACAGGTTTTACAGAAGAAACTTCGTTAGAGAGAGCTCCTTGCAAATGTTTATTGCAAAATTTGATCAAGAAATGGACAACGGTTATGAAAAAGAAGCCCAAGAAGACTGTGCTAGTCTCAGTACCCAACCAATTCTGAAAACTGACTCACCTATGGAGAAACAAGCAGCCAATATTTACACTAGGACGGTATTTGAGAAGTTCCAAGCAGAACTCGTCGAAGCACTGAACCACTATGCAGTGAAAATTCAAGATGGATCTATGATCAAGTACTCTGTTGGACGGGATGGGGATGCTCATAATCAATATATTGTTTTCTTCGATGAGCCCGAGAAGAAAGCATATTGTAGTTGCTGCAAGTATGAGGTTTCAGGAATACTTTGCAGACATGTGCTTGGTCTCTTCTTGGCATGTGGAACCATTCTTCTTCCAGAACATTGCATTTTAAAAAGATGGACTAAGAAGGCAAAGAGTGACTTGGTAGGACATGAAATTGAGCTTGAAGTTCAAAATTATTCACAGGATTCACCAATCTTGTGGTACAATGATCTCTTGCATTATACCATGAAGTTTGCAGAGAGAGGAGCAACATCTTCAGAGGCATACAAGATTGCAAAGGATATGCTGCAAAAAGTCTTTGCTCAAATCATTAGTTATGAGGAAAATGTGGCTGAAGGGATGCCTCATCACGTGGGAAAGATCTGA